The Immundisolibacter sp. sequence CATGACGGTCTTTCTGTATTGTTTTCGCGAGCGCGAAGACCTGATGGATTGCTACGAGGCGGTATCCGGCGCCCGCATGCACGCAACCTATTACCGTCCAGGCGGTGTCTATCGCGACCTGCCCGACAGCATGCCCAGGTACGAGCCGTCCAAGTGGCACGACGACAAGGCGGTCAAGGCCATGAACCGGGATCGCGAAGGCAGCATGCTCGATTTCATCGAGGCCTTCACGGAGCGTTTCCCCGGCTGTGTCGACGATTACGAATCATTGCTGACCACCAACCGCATCTGGAAGCAGCGCACCGTCGGCATCGGCGTGGTGAGTCCCGAGCGCGCGCTCGGGCTGGGCTTCACAGGCCCGATGTTGCGCGGTTCCGGGGTGGCGTGGGATCTACGCCGCAAGCAGCCGTACGAGGTCTATAACGAACTCGATTTTCAGGTGCCGGTCGGCGTCAACGGCGACTGCTACGACCGTTATCTGGTGCGCATTGCCGAGATGCGCCAGAGCAACCGCATTGTGCGCCAGTGTATTGACTGGCTGCGCGCCAATCCCGGTCCGGTAATGCTGGCGGATCACAAGATCACGCCGCCCTCGCGCACCGAGATGAAGGCCGATATGGAGGCCCTCATCCACCACTTCAAGCTGTTTACCGAAGGTTACGCCGTGCCTTTGGGGGAGGTGTATGCGGCCGTGGAAGCGCCCAAGGGCGAGTTTGGCGTGTACCTGATTTCCGACGGATCCAACAAGCCGTACCGGGTGAAGCTGCGCGCGCCGGGCTTCTCGCACCTGGCGGCCATCGATGAGATGGTGAGGGGTCACATGTTGTCCGACCTGGTGGCCATTATCGCTACCCTCGATATCGTGTTTGGCGAGATCGACCGATGACGCACGCCGACAAAAGCATCCTGTCCGCCCATGTGCGACACCAGATCGACCTGGCAGTGGCCAAGTTTCCGCCCGAGCAAAAGCGCTCCGCCGTGCTGACCGCGCTGCGCGAGGCGCAGCACCAGAACGGTGGATACCTGACCGTGGAGCTGATGGACGCAGTCGCCGCGTGCCTCGAACTCGCTCCCATGGACGTGTACGAAGTGGCGAGCTTCTATTCCATGTTCGAGACCGAGCCGGTTGGTCGGCACTCGGTTTCGGTCTGTACCAACATCTCCTGCATGTTGCGTGGCGCCGATGCGGTGGTCGAGCAAATCGAACGCAAACTGGGCGTCAAGCTCGGCCAGAGCACGCCGGACGGCAAGTTTTATCTGAAACCCGAGGAAGAGTGCCTGGCCGGCTGCTGCGGTGCGCCGATGATGCAGATCGACCATGTGTATTACGAGCACCTGACACCCGAGCGGGTCGATCAGATCCTGGACGCACTGGACTGACATGAGCGCCGAAGTCAAAGTCTGTTTCGAGACCCTTGGCGAGCCCGAACCGTGGTCGTTCGATACGTACACCCGCCTGGGTGGCTACAGTGCCTGGCGGCGCATCCTGTCCGGCGAGCTCAGCCCCGAACAGGTGCTGGAAGAGGTGAAGGCTTCGGGGCTGCGCGGGCGCGGCGGGGCGGGTTTCCCGACCGGTCTGAAGTGGTCGTTCATGCCGCGCACGGCCCCGGGTCAAAAGTATCTGGTGTGCAACGCCGATGAGTCCGAGCCGGGCACCTGCAAGGATCGGGACATCATTCGCTTTAATCCGCATTCCCTGGTCGAGGGCATGGCTATCGGCGCGTACGCCATGGGCGCGACCGTGGGTTACTGCTACCTGCGCGGCGAGTGGCTGGACGAGGTGGCGATGCGCTTCGACACGGCGCTGAAGGAAGCCCACGCGGCGGGTTTGCTGGGTCGCAACATTCAGGGGTCCGGCATCGATTTTGACCTGCACAGCACGCTGGGCGCCGGTGCCTACATCTGCGGCGAGGAAACGGCGCTGCTGGAGTCGCTTGAGGGCAAGAAAGGCCTGCCGCGTTTCAAGCCCCCGTTCCCAGCGGCGTTCGGCCTGTACGGCAAACCCACCACCATCAATAACGTCGAGTCCCTGGCCTCGGTGCCGATCATCCTGCGCAAGGGCGCCGCGTGGTTCGCCGAAATGGGCGTCGAGCGCGCCGGTGGCAGCAAGATTTTTTCGGTTTCCGGCCATGTTGCCAAGCCGGGCAATTACGAGGTTCGTCTTGGAACACCGTTCCGGGAGCTGCTGGAACTGGCCGGTGGCGTATGGCAAGGCCGACAACTGAAGGCGGTCATCCCCGGCGGTTCATCGGTGCCGGTGCTGCCGGCCGCCACCATGCTGGAAGCCAACATGGACTACGACTCCATTGCCAAGGCCGGGTCCCTGCTGGGTTCCGGCGCGGTGGTGGTGATGGATGAAACCACCGACATGGTGCGCATGCTCCAGCGCATTTCGCGGTTCTATTTTGCGGAATCATGCGGCCAGTGCACGCCGTGCCGGGAGGGCACCGGCTGGCTTTACCGAGTGGTGACGCGCATCGTCGAGGGCGACGGGAGGCCAGAGGATCTCGAACTGTTGGAGAGCGTCGCCGGTAATATCGCCGGGCGCACCATCTGCGCACTCGGCGACGCGGCGGCCATGCCGGTGCAGGGCATGCTGCGCCACTTCCGCCACGAATTTGCTTACTACATCGAACATAAACGCAGCCTGGTCGGTGACCGGCTGGGCGCCGCGGCGTGAGCGTCGGCGCATGCAAGAAAGGCGCGCAGTTGCATGAGTGACGACCTTCTGAACGTCGAGATCAACGGCCGTGCGCTGCAGGTGCGCAAGGGGCAGATGATCATCCAGGCCGCCGATGCCGCTGGCGTTACCGTCCCCCGCTTCTGTTACCACGAGAAGCTGAGCATCGCGGCCAACTGCCGCATGTGCCTGGTGGAAGTGGAGAAAATGCCCAAGCCGGTGCCGGCCTGTGCGACGCCTCTGGCCGAGGGGATGAAGATCTTCACCAAATCGCCGAAGGCGTTGCAGTCGCAGCGCGCGGTGATGGAGTTCCTGCTCATCAATCATCCGCTGGACTGCCCGATTTGCGATGAAGGCGGCGAGTGTGAGCTGCAGGACACCGCGCTCGGATTTGGCAAGGTTGAGGCGCGTTACACCGAAGCCAAGCGGGTGGTCGACGACAAGGACATCGGACCCCTGATCCAGACCGAGATGACGCGCTGCATTCATTGCACGCGCTGCGTGCGGTTCGGGGAGGAGATCGCCGGGGTCAAGGAACTGGGCGCGACCGGTCGCGGCGAGTTCATGCGTATCGGCACTTACATCGAACAGGCGATGCAGTCCGAGCTGTCCGGCAACGTGGTCGATCTGTGCCCGGTTGGCGCGCTTACCAACAAGCCGTATCGGTTCACCGCACGGGCCTGGGAACTCGATCGTCGTCCCGGCGTGAGCCCACACGATTGCATCGGCAGCAATCTCGAAATCAATGTCGCCAATGGCAGCGTCAAGCGGGTGCTGCCCAGAGCCAACGAGGCGGTCAACGAAATCTGGCTGTCGGACCGCGATCGTTACTCCTATCTTGGTCTGCATAGCCCTCAGCGGCTGAGCCGGCCGCTGATGAGAAAGGGCGACCAGTGGCACGAGGCCAGCTGGCCAGAAGCGCTGGCCGCCGCCGCCGAAGGCTTACAGGCCGTACTCAAGGAGTATGGTCCGGCCCAGCTGGGTGCCTTGCTGGCGCCAACGCTGACGATTGAGGAGCTGTATCTGGCGCAAAAACTTATGCGCAGCCTGGGTTCCGATAATGTCGATCATCGCCTGCGACAGTGGGATTTCACTGCCGACGCCAGCTTGCCACTGCACCCCGGTCTGGCGTCGATTGCTGCGTTGGAGAAGGTTCCTGCGTTCGTCTTGATCGGCAGTAACCTGCGCAAGGACCAGCCCCTGTTGAACACCCGGCTGCGCCGTGCGGTGATCAAGGGCGGCGCTGTCGGCTACGCCATTAACGCCTACGAGTACGACTTCAACTATCCCCTGCGGGGCGTGATGGTGCGAGATCCGGCCGGCATGGTGGCCGAGCTGGCTGGAATCGCGGTGGCACTGTTCGACGGCGCCGCCGTGCCGGCGCAGTGGACTGCGCGACTGGCCAGCGTGGCCGCCACACCCGGGCAAAAGGAGCTCGCCGCGACCCTGCGCAAGCACCCGGGGGCCGTGTTGCTGCTGGGCGACCAGGCTATGGCGAGCCCGTATTACGGCGCCCTGCGTGCCCTGGCGGGCCTGATTGCCGGGCAGACTGGCGCCACCGTGGGCGAACTCAGCGCCGGTGGTAATGGCGTTGGCGCCTGGTTGGCGGGTGCTGTGCCGCATCGTCGCGCGGGCGGCGGCCATCCGCATCAAAGTGGGCTCAATGCGCGTGCCATGCTGGAGCAGCATTTGCAGGCGTATGTCGTGGCCGGCTGTGAACCGGAATTTGACTGCGCAGACGGCGCCGCGGCGCTGGTGGCGCTGGACGCCGCCCAGTGTGTGGTGGTGCTCAGTTCGTTTGTCACCGACGCCATGCGCGGCTACGCCGACATCATTCTGCCCCTTGCGACATTTACCGAAACCGGTGGCAGTTATGTGAATGTCGAGGGCCGCTGGCAGTCCTTCGAGGGCGCGCTCAAGCCGCTTGGTGAGGCGCGACCGGGATGGAAGATCCTCAGAGTGCTGGCCAATCTGCTCGACCTGCCTGGCTTTGAGCAGGACGACGTGGCGGCGGTGCGGGCTGAACTGCAAACGAGCGTGGATGCCAGTGAGTTTTCGCCTGGCGCAGGGGAGGCGACGGAGGTGGCCTGGCCGGCGTTGGCGTCCGGACTGACGCGTGTGGGCGATGTGTCCTGTTACCGCGCCGACGCGCTGGTTCGACGGGCTGGCGCTTTGCAGCAACGGGCCGACAATCCGGCCGCTGCGGCCTATATCAATGACGCGGAAGCTGCGCGCCTTGGTCTTGCCGCGGGCGACCGGGTCCGGGCGAGTCAGGGTGAGGTCGTGCTCGAACTGGTCGTTGCACGCGATGGCCGCGTGGCCGACGGCACAGTGCGTATCCCGGCGGCGCTTGAGGCCACGCAGGCTTTCGGCCCCGCCTACGGGCCGCTGAGCCTGGAGCGCATCTAGTGGAATCGCTTGTCCTGTTCTGGCAATCGCTGCCCGAGGCGCTGCGCCTGGTCCTGTGGAATCTGCTCAAGATCGGCGTGGTGGTGCTGCCGCTGCTGGCGGCGGTGGCCTGGCTGACCTTTGCCGAACGCAAGGTGATCGGCTATATGCAGTTGCGCATCGGTCCGAACCGGGTTGGGCCACGGGGCTGGTTGCAGCCAATCGCCGATGCGCTCAAGCTCCTGACCAAGGAAATACTGGTGCCGGTGCGCGCCAATCCGTTCCTGTTTTATCTGGCACCGGTGCTGGTGCTTGCGCCCGCGCTCGCCGCCTGGGCAGTGGTGCCGTTTGGCGCCGGCTTGGCGATCGCCGACATCGATGTTGGCCTGTTGTACGTGCTGGCCATTACCTCCATGGGTGTGTACGGGGTCATCCTGGCCGGGTGGGCCTCCAACTCCCGCTACGCGTTCCTGGGCGCGATGCGCTCGGCGGCGCAGATCGTCGCCTATGAAATTGCCATGGGCTTTGCGGTGGTCGTGGTGTTGCTGGCGGCCGGCAGTCTTAACTTGCAGAAGATCGTGATGGCGCAAAGCGGTAGCTTTCTGACCTGGTTCTGGCTGCCGCTGTTACCCGTGGCGGTGATCTATTTCGTGTCGGCGGTGGCGGAGACCAACCGTGCCCCGTTTGACGTGGCCGAGGGGGAGTCCGAGATCGTCGCCGGGTTTCATGTCGAGTATTCCGGCATGAGTTTCGCGGTATTTTTCCTGGCCGAATACGCCAACATGATTCTGGTGTCCACTCTGGCGGCGACCATGTTCATGGGCGGCTGGCTGTCGCCGTTTGAAGGGATACCGCTGCTGGAACCAGCCTTTGCCTGGGTGCCCGCGCCGTTGTGGTTGATTGCCAAGGTCGCGTTCCTGCTGTTCTGTTTCTTGTGGTTTCGGGCCACGTTTCCACGCTATCGCTACGACCAGATCATGCGTCTGGGCTGGAAGGTGTTCATCCCGCTGACCATCGTCTGGCTGGTGGTGGTGGCAACCGCCGTGCTGTACCGCCTGCCGCCGTGGTTCGATTGAGGTCCACGCTATGACGCGCATTGCCCAATACCTTAAAAGCCTGTTGCTGCTGGAATTGCTGGCCGGGCTTGGCGTGACCTTGCGGCATTTTTTCAAACCCAAGATCACGGTGCAGTTTCCGGACGAAAAGACCCCGGTGTCGCCACGTTTTCGTGGTTTGCACGCGCTGCGCCGCTACCCGAATGGCGAGGAGCGCTGCATTGCCTGCAAGCTGTGCGAGGCGGTGTGCCCGGCGCTGGCGATCACCATCGAGTCCGAGCCGCGGGACGATGGCACGCGCCGTACCGTTCGCTATGACATCGACATGTTCAAGTGCGTTTATTGCGGTTTTTGTGAAGAAGCCTGCCCGGTGGATTCCATCGTCATGACCAATTTCAACCATTTCCACATGGAGTCGCCGGGCGAGCGCGTGTATGACAAGCAGACCTTGCTGGCGATCGGCGACCGTATGGAAGCGCAGATCGCCGCCGACCGGGCAGCCGACGCGGCATTCCGATGAGCACTTCAAATCCTGGTTGTGGCCGTCATGGGTACTGAAAAACTGGTTTTTTACTTACTTGCGGCCATCCTGGTGTTTGCCGCCGGGATGGTGGTCAGCGTGCGTAACGCTGTCAGCGCGGTGTTGTTCCTGGTGCTGGCGTTTTTCTCGTGTGCCGGGCTATGGCTGATCCTGGAAGCGGAATTTCTGGCTATCGCCCTGGTCCTGGTATACGTCGGCGCGGTAATGGTGCTGTGGCTGTTTGTGATCATGATGCTGGACATCGGCCGCGCACAACTGCGCGAGGGCTTTGGCAGTCACCTGCCGCTGGGGCTGGCGGTGACGCTGCTGATCGTATTCGAGATGGTGCTGGTGTTTGGCACCGGTCAACTCGACACCGCCTTGGCCCGAGCTCCGGAGGCAGTCGTTGGCCCGGTGCCCAGCAATGTGGAGGCGATTGCCGCCGTGCTGTACACCGAATACGCCTACCCGTTTGAAATCGCCGCGATCATTCTGCTGATTGGCATTGTCGCTGCCATAGGCCTGACCTTGCGCGGCGCGCGTGCCAACAAGTACGTGCCGCCGCAGGCGCAGGTGCACGTTACGCCGCAAGGCCGCATGCATCTGCAGGACCTGCCACGCGGCGACCCGGACGCAGGCACGGACAAGTAACCATGGTCACGCTTACCGATTACCTGATATTGGGCGCCATTCTGTTTGCACTGGGCATGTTCGGCATTTTCGTCAACCGCAAGAACTTGATCATCCTGCTGATGTCGGTAGAGCTGCTGCTGTTGGCGGTGAACATGAATTTCGTGGCTTTCTCGCATTTCCTGCACGACATCGCCGGCCAGATCTTTGTATTTTTCGTCCTGACGGTGGCGGCGGCGGAGTCGGCGATCGGCCTTGCCATCATCGTGGTGCTATTCCGGAACCGGGCGTCGATCAACGTCCAGGACCTTGACCGACTTAAGGGCTGAGCGATGGAGAAGCTGACCTTAGTCTGTCTGGGCGTGGTGCTGGCGCCGCTGATTGGCGCTGTCGTCGCGGGTCTGGGCGGCCGCGTGGTGGGCCGCGTAGGTGCGCACAGCGTGACCATTCTTGGCATTGCGGTGTCGTTTGCGCTGTCCTGCTACGCCTTCTGGCTGCTGCTGGCGGCCAAGGCTGCTGGCGGCGATTACGTGCTCGATGTCGATCT is a genomic window containing:
- the nuoH gene encoding NADH-quinone oxidoreductase subunit NuoH; amino-acid sequence: MESLVLFWQSLPEALRLVLWNLLKIGVVVLPLLAAVAWLTFAERKVIGYMQLRIGPNRVGPRGWLQPIADALKLLTKEILVPVRANPFLFYLAPVLVLAPALAAWAVVPFGAGLAIADIDVGLLYVLAITSMGVYGVILAGWASNSRYAFLGAMRSAAQIVAYEIAMGFAVVVVLLAAGSLNLQKIVMAQSGSFLTWFWLPLLPVAVIYFVSAVAETNRAPFDVAEGESEIVAGFHVEYSGMSFAVFFLAEYANMILVSTLAATMFMGGWLSPFEGIPLLEPAFAWVPAPLWLIAKVAFLLFCFLWFRATFPRYRYDQIMRLGWKVFIPLTIVWLVVVATAVLYRLPPWFD
- the nuoF gene encoding NADH-quinone oxidoreductase subunit NuoF, encoding MSAEVKVCFETLGEPEPWSFDTYTRLGGYSAWRRILSGELSPEQVLEEVKASGLRGRGGAGFPTGLKWSFMPRTAPGQKYLVCNADESEPGTCKDRDIIRFNPHSLVEGMAIGAYAMGATVGYCYLRGEWLDEVAMRFDTALKEAHAAGLLGRNIQGSGIDFDLHSTLGAGAYICGEETALLESLEGKKGLPRFKPPFPAAFGLYGKPTTINNVESLASVPIILRKGAAWFAEMGVERAGGSKIFSVSGHVAKPGNYEVRLGTPFRELLELAGGVWQGRQLKAVIPGGSSVPVLPAATMLEANMDYDSIAKAGSLLGSGAVVVMDETTDMVRMLQRISRFYFAESCGQCTPCREGTGWLYRVVTRIVEGDGRPEDLELLESVAGNIAGRTICALGDAAAMPVQGMLRHFRHEFAYYIEHKRSLVGDRLGAAA
- a CDS encoding NADH-quinone oxidoreductase subunit D, with translation MAEIRNYTMNFGPQHPAAHGVLRLVLEMDGEVVQRADPHIGLLHRGTEKLVESKPYNHSIGYMDRLDYVSMMCNEHAYVLAIEQLLGVKPPVRAQYIRVLFDEITRILNHLMWLGAHALDMGAMTVFLYCFREREDLMDCYEAVSGARMHATYYRPGGVYRDLPDSMPRYEPSKWHDDKAVKAMNRDREGSMLDFIEAFTERFPGCVDDYESLLTTNRIWKQRTVGIGVVSPERALGLGFTGPMLRGSGVAWDLRRKQPYEVYNELDFQVPVGVNGDCYDRYLVRIAEMRQSNRIVRQCIDWLRANPGPVMLADHKITPPSRTEMKADMEALIHHFKLFTEGYAVPLGEVYAAVEAPKGEFGVYLISDGSNKPYRVKLRAPGFSHLAAIDEMVRGHMLSDLVAIIATLDIVFGEIDR
- the nuoK gene encoding NADH-quinone oxidoreductase subunit NuoK — protein: MVTLTDYLILGAILFALGMFGIFVNRKNLIILLMSVELLLLAVNMNFVAFSHFLHDIAGQIFVFFVLTVAAAESAIGLAIIVVLFRNRASINVQDLDRLKG
- the nuoE gene encoding NADH-quinone oxidoreductase subunit NuoE; protein product: MTHADKSILSAHVRHQIDLAVAKFPPEQKRSAVLTALREAQHQNGGYLTVELMDAVAACLELAPMDVYEVASFYSMFETEPVGRHSVSVCTNISCMLRGADAVVEQIERKLGVKLGQSTPDGKFYLKPEEECLAGCCGAPMMQIDHVYYEHLTPERVDQILDALD
- the nuoG gene encoding NADH-quinone oxidoreductase subunit NuoG; the encoded protein is MSDDLLNVEINGRALQVRKGQMIIQAADAAGVTVPRFCYHEKLSIAANCRMCLVEVEKMPKPVPACATPLAEGMKIFTKSPKALQSQRAVMEFLLINHPLDCPICDEGGECELQDTALGFGKVEARYTEAKRVVDDKDIGPLIQTEMTRCIHCTRCVRFGEEIAGVKELGATGRGEFMRIGTYIEQAMQSELSGNVVDLCPVGALTNKPYRFTARAWELDRRPGVSPHDCIGSNLEINVANGSVKRVLPRANEAVNEIWLSDRDRYSYLGLHSPQRLSRPLMRKGDQWHEASWPEALAAAAEGLQAVLKEYGPAQLGALLAPTLTIEELYLAQKLMRSLGSDNVDHRLRQWDFTADASLPLHPGLASIAALEKVPAFVLIGSNLRKDQPLLNTRLRRAVIKGGAVGYAINAYEYDFNYPLRGVMVRDPAGMVAELAGIAVALFDGAAVPAQWTARLASVAATPGQKELAATLRKHPGAVLLLGDQAMASPYYGALRALAGLIAGQTGATVGELSAGGNGVGAWLAGAVPHRRAGGGHPHQSGLNARAMLEQHLQAYVVAGCEPEFDCADGAAALVALDAAQCVVVLSSFVTDAMRGYADIILPLATFTETGGSYVNVEGRWQSFEGALKPLGEARPGWKILRVLANLLDLPGFEQDDVAAVRAELQTSVDASEFSPGAGEATEVAWPALASGLTRVGDVSCYRADALVRRAGALQQRADNPAAAAYINDAEAARLGLAAGDRVRASQGEVVLELVVARDGRVADGTVRIPAALEATQAFGPAYGPLSLERI
- the nuoI gene encoding NADH-quinone oxidoreductase subunit NuoI, which gives rise to MTRIAQYLKSLLLLELLAGLGVTLRHFFKPKITVQFPDEKTPVSPRFRGLHALRRYPNGEERCIACKLCEAVCPALAITIESEPRDDGTRRTVRYDIDMFKCVYCGFCEEACPVDSIVMTNFNHFHMESPGERVYDKQTLLAIGDRMEAQIAADRAADAAFR
- a CDS encoding NADH-quinone oxidoreductase subunit J, which codes for MGTEKLVFYLLAAILVFAAGMVVSVRNAVSAVLFLVLAFFSCAGLWLILEAEFLAIALVLVYVGAVMVLWLFVIMMLDIGRAQLREGFGSHLPLGLAVTLLIVFEMVLVFGTGQLDTALARAPEAVVGPVPSNVEAIAAVLYTEYAYPFEIAAIILLIGIVAAIGLTLRGARANKYVPPQAQVHVTPQGRMHLQDLPRGDPDAGTDK